CGTCGCTTCGAAATGCATGTCGCCCGCCTTGCGTCGCACGCCGCCGTTGTCGGACGAGTGGTTACGTCCGTCGAACACCGGCACGATGGCGAAATCATCGTAGGGATCGACGCCTTCCAGCGTGGCCGTGTTGATGGCATATTTGTCCGGATCTGATCGCGCTTGGTGGAACAGGTGGATGCCGCAGACCGAGCAGAAGCGATGCTTCGCCGCGCCGGTGTTGAAGGAATAGCAGTCGAGCAGGTCCTCGCCTGCGGTCACTGCCACGGCGTCGACGGGGACGTAGACCATGACCGCGCCCTTCATGGCGCACATCGAGCAGTTGCAGCGCGAGGCGACCAGGCGCTCATCGGGAAACTCGGCGGCGTATTGCACCGTGCGGCAGTGGCACGCGCCCTTGCGTATCGTGGTCATGTCAGTGCCAGTGCCTTTCGCGATACCATTTCGTGATGACGTACTTCACGCCCTTGCGCACCTTCATCCCGTGATGGAGCGTGGCGGGGTTGAGGGAACCGTCCTCGCGGTGATTGTCCCAGCACACCAGTTTGCCCGTCTCCGGCTGAAAGGTCTTGCCGATCACCTTGAACCGTGTCGCGCCGCCGGCCTCCACCTCGTTGAGATAGATCATGAAGGTCCAGGTGCGATTGCCCGCGACCGCGCAGAACTTGTGAAAGTCCGCCCCCTGCGGTTCGAAGAAATCGGTGTGGTTCTTGAATTCCTGTCCGACGTCGTAACGCTGACCCTGCACCGGCTCACCGTGGGCGGGATCGATGCCATTCAGCGCCAGCAGCCGGGCCTCCAGATCCTGCACCGCGGGTTCATCGGCGGAGAGGTCGCAGGTCTCGCTGGTGCGGAAATACTTGTCCCCGTTGGCATCGGCGATGGTCGAGGGGCGGCGATCCTTGTCGATCAGGGCGATAAGCGCGCGGCACAGCGTGGGGGGCAGAAAGTGCGGGCAACTCAGCACCGTCAACCGGGACGATGGCACCTGCCGCATTCCCGCGTGACGCAAAAGCACCTGCGCCGATGTTTCTCCCGGATTCGCCATGCGTCTTCATAGGCAACTGATGTGGCCCGCGAAACCCCGGGAAACAATCTTGCGTGCAGCGGCGTGTCACGCACTTTTCGCTTTGCTTGCAGACCTGCTTGTGTAACAGGCCGCCGCCTGCGCGTCACGCCGCTTGACCGGTGTGCGCAGGACCCTACAGCCGCGCCGTCAAGCGCGTGCTCGCGTGGTGTGGCGACCGTAGCTCAGTTGGTTAGAGCGCCGGTTTGTGGTACCGGAGGTCGCGGGTTCAAACCCCGTCGGTCGCCCCATTTTCCGCTAGGGCAGCGCGTCGCAACCGCTTTAAGGGGCACGCGAAAAATGTCGGCTTTCTGGACCGAACCCGATTGGGACGAGCACGAGCGCGTGGAGGTCGTCCACGATCGCGCCAGCGGCCTTACAGCGATCATCGCGCTGCATTCCACGCATCTCGGCCCCGGCGCCGGCGGCACCCGTTTCTGGCATTATCCTGATCCGGCAATGGGGATGCGCGATGCGCTGCGCCTCAGCCGCGGGATGAGCTTTAAGAATGCCATGGCCGGATTGCCGATGGGCGGGGGCAAGGCCGTGGTCCTGCTCGATCGCAAAGGCACGAAGACGCAGGCCATGCTGCACGCCTTCGGTGACGCGGTGGAGGCCATGGGCGGCCGCTACGTTACGGCAGAGGATGTGGGCGCCAGCGTCGCCGACATGCAGGAAGTCGCCACCCGCACGCAGCACGTCTGCGGCCTGCCGGTGAACGAAGGCGACGCCGGCGGCGATCCCGGTCCGTTCACCGCGATGGGCATCTATCACGGCATCAAGGCCGCCGTGGCGCACAAGATGGGCAAGGACTCCATGCAGGGCGTGCGCGTTGCCATCCAGGGCTGCGGCTCGGTGGGCGGCGGCACGGCGCGCCTGCTCGCCAAGGATGGCGCGCGACTGGTTCTGGCCGACATCGATGCCGAACGCGCCAAGGCCCTGGCCAGCGAAGTGGGCGGCGAGGCCGTGGCGGTCGACCAGATCATGGGCACTGCCTGCGACGTGTTCAGCCCCAATGCGCTTGGCGCCGTGCTCGACGACGCTGGCATCGCCCAGCTCGATTGCAGCATCGTGGCAGGCGGCGCAAACAACCAGCTCGCCCGGCCGGAACATGGCCGCGTGCTGCACGAACGCGGCATCCTGTATGCGCCCGACTACGTCATCAACGCCGGTGGCATCATCAACGTCAGCCTCGAATACCTGTGCCGCCAGCATGGCGAGCCGTGCGACATCAACGAGGTGCGCAAGCGCATCGCGCAGATTCCCGGCCGCCTGCAATCCATCTGGGACAAGAGCGATGCCGACGCCAGGCCGTCGAACGAGGTCGCCGACGCGATGGCGATGGAACTGATCGGGCGGGGCTAGTGCGGTCGCGGCCCTTGCCGCGCCACCTGCACCCTGCCAAAGCGATGGCGCGCTTCTTGCTCGCTACTTGCCACTGTCCGGACGATGCACGCCTACGCCAATCCTGCCCGTTTTCTGAAGCTCGCCCGATGGCTGACCCCGCTGTTGCTGGGGGCGGGGCTGTTGCTGACGGCGGGCAGCATGATCTACGGCCTCGCCTTCGCGCCGGCCGAGAGGTTGCAGGGCGAAACGGTGCGCATCCTGTTCATCCATGTCCCCGCGGTGTGGCTGGGCATGGCGGGGTGGGCCACCATTGCCATTGCCAGCTTCGCCGAACTGGTGTGGCGGCACCCGCTTGCCGCGCTCGCCGCGCGCGGGGCGGCGGTGCCCGGCGCGGTCTTCACCTTTCTTGGCCTTGCGACCGGGTCCATCTGGGGGCGCCCGGCATGGGGCACCTGGTGGGTGTGGGATGGGCGGCTGACCAGTTTCCTGGTGCTGTTCTTCCTGTTCCTGGGCTATATCGCGCTGGCGCAGGCCGTTGCGCGAGAGGGCGGGTCGAGCCGGGTTCCGGCGATCTTCGGGCTGGTCGGCGCAGTCAACATTCCCATCATCCACTTCTCGGTGCTGTGGTGGAACAGCCTGCACCAGCCGCCCAGCATCACCACCGGCGGCTCTGCCAT
This is a stretch of genomic DNA from Aurantiacibacter arachoides. It encodes these proteins:
- a CDS encoding GFA family protein, yielding MTTIRKGACHCRTVQYAAEFPDERLVASRCNCSMCAMKGAVMVYVPVDAVAVTAGEDLLDCYSFNTGAAKHRFCSVCGIHLFHQARSDPDKYAINTATLEGVDPYDDFAIVPVFDGRNHSSDNGGVRRKAGDMHFEATLDEMWPNDLI
- a CDS encoding prolyl hydroxylase family protein, which gives rise to MANPGETSAQVLLRHAGMRQVPSSRLTVLSCPHFLPPTLCRALIALIDKDRRPSTIADANGDKYFRTSETCDLSADEPAVQDLEARLLALNGIDPAHGEPVQGQRYDVGQEFKNHTDFFEPQGADFHKFCAVAGNRTWTFMIYLNEVEAGGATRFKVIGKTFQPETGKLVCWDNHREDGSLNPATLHHGMKVRKGVKYVITKWYRERHWH
- a CDS encoding Glu/Leu/Phe/Val family dehydrogenase, whose translation is MSAFWTEPDWDEHERVEVVHDRASGLTAIIALHSTHLGPGAGGTRFWHYPDPAMGMRDALRLSRGMSFKNAMAGLPMGGGKAVVLLDRKGTKTQAMLHAFGDAVEAMGGRYVTAEDVGASVADMQEVATRTQHVCGLPVNEGDAGGDPGPFTAMGIYHGIKAAVAHKMGKDSMQGVRVAIQGCGSVGGGTARLLAKDGARLVLADIDAERAKALASEVGGEAVAVDQIMGTACDVFSPNALGAVLDDAGIAQLDCSIVAGGANNQLARPEHGRVLHERGILYAPDYVINAGGIINVSLEYLCRQHGEPCDINEVRKRIAQIPGRLQSIWDKSDADARPSNEVADAMAMELIGRG
- the ccmC gene encoding heme ABC transporter permease CcmC; the encoded protein is MHAYANPARFLKLARWLTPLLLGAGLLLTAGSMIYGLAFAPAERLQGETVRILFIHVPAVWLGMAGWATIAIASFAELVWRHPLAALAARGAAVPGAVFTFLGLATGSIWGRPAWGTWWVWDGRLTSFLVLFFLFLGYIALAQAVAREGGSSRVPAIFGLVGAVNIPIIHFSVLWWNSLHQPPSITTGGSAMSGEFLSGLLVAVLGFSLLFGAVVLMRMRALLAETQAEARLRRRALQGDMLIDGPGEPADA